A section of the Castanea sativa cultivar Marrone di Chiusa Pesio chromosome 12, ASM4071231v1 genome encodes:
- the LOC142618250 gene encoding uncharacterized protein LOC142618250 has protein sequence MLRRGALTISMLPNSTTLGGWCRPRRRLRRRKSSTIRLGNKRRGFCLASKPVVQWGVMMGPLRMLKKFIMEMAPNGQLMEAYYSSLIPFLRPHLFPLC, from the coding sequence ATGTTGAGAAGAGGTGCCCTGACCATTTCCATGTTACCAAATTCTACAACATTGGGGGGGTGGTGCAGGCCACGCCGACGGCTTAGACGGAGGAAGAGTAGCACCATACGGTTAGGAAATAAGCGGCGAGGGTTCTGCTTAGCATCGAAGCCAGTGGTGCAATGGGGGGTCATGATGGGTCCTCTTAGGATGCTGAAGAAGTTCATCATGGAAATGGCACCAAATGGACAGTTGATGGAGGCTTATTATTCGTCTTTAATACCCTTTCTACGTCCCCATCTATTTCCATTATGTTGA